A genome region from Sphingomonas sp. BGYR3 includes the following:
- a CDS encoding ABC transporter permease has product MAIANPRGVLAIYRFEMNRALRTLWQSLVTPVLTTSLYFIVFGGAIGSRMNGVGGVEYGAFIVPGLIMLTLLTQSILNASFGIYFPKFTGTIYELLSAPVSAVELVIGYVGAAATKSVAIGLIILITSTLFVDLRIEHPAAMIAFLLLTAISFSMFGFIIGIWAKNFEQLNFVPALLVTPLTFLGGAFYSIDMLPQPWRTVSLFNPVVYLVSGFRWSFFGQGDVPIAASLGFTAAFLALCLGIIAWMFRTGYRLKN; this is encoded by the coding sequence ATGGCGATCGCCAATCCGCGCGGCGTGCTCGCCATTTACCGCTTCGAGATGAACCGCGCGCTGCGCACCCTGTGGCAAAGCCTGGTGACGCCGGTGCTGACCACATCGCTCTATTTCATCGTGTTCGGCGGGGCCATCGGCAGCCGGATGAACGGCGTGGGCGGCGTCGAATATGGCGCGTTCATCGTGCCCGGCCTGATCATGCTGACCCTGCTGACGCAGAGCATCCTCAATGCCTCGTTCGGCATCTATTTCCCGAAATTCACCGGCACGATCTATGAACTGCTGTCCGCGCCGGTTTCGGCGGTGGAACTGGTGATCGGCTATGTCGGTGCGGCGGCGACCAAATCAGTGGCGATCGGCCTGATCATCCTGATCACCTCGACCCTGTTCGTCGATCTGCGGATCGAACATCCGGCGGCGATGATCGCGTTCCTGCTGCTGACCGCCATCAGCTTTTCGATGTTCGGGTTCATCATCGGCATCTGGGCCAAAAACTTCGAACAGCTGAACTTCGTGCCCGCGCTGCTGGTCACGCCGCTGACCTTTCTGGGCGGCGCATTCTATTCGATCGACATGCTGCCCCAGCCCTGGCGGACGGTCAGCCTGTTCAATCCGGTCGTCTATCTGGTCAGCGGTTTTCGCTGGAGCTTTTTCGGGCAGGGCGATGTGCCGATCGCGGCAAGCCTCGGCTTTACCGCGGCCTTCCTGGCACTGTGCCTGGGCATCATCGCCTGGATGTTCCGCACGGGATACCGGCTGAAGAACTGA
- the glpX gene encoding class II fructose-bisphosphatase — protein sequence MTAASSILDRVLVLEMVRVTEAAAISSAKLIGRGDEKAADAAAVEAMREALNELYMDGTVVIGEGERDEAPMLYIGEKVGSAPGKGPRIDIALDPLEGTTITAKAGPNALAVLAIAEEGGLLNAPDVYMDKLACGPGLPDDIIDLSKSPTENVNAVAAARGVQPSDLNICVLDRPRHEKLIAELRACGCGIMLIPDGDVAGVIAVADPETNIDLYMGQGGAPEGVLAAAALRCVGGQFKGRLVFRNDDERARARKWGIEDLDKIYDLKELAKGDCIFAATGVTDGSLLDGVKRLNGKLVTESVVMRASSGTVRWVKGEHRIA from the coding sequence ATGACAGCCGCCAGCTCGATCCTTGACCGCGTTCTCGTCCTCGAAATGGTCCGCGTGACGGAGGCCGCCGCCATCTCGTCGGCCAAGCTGATCGGCCGGGGCGATGAAAAGGCCGCCGACGCCGCTGCGGTAGAGGCGATGCGCGAGGCGCTGAACGAGCTGTACATGGACGGCACCGTCGTGATCGGAGAGGGCGAGCGCGACGAAGCGCCGATGCTCTATATCGGCGAAAAGGTCGGATCGGCGCCGGGCAAGGGGCCGCGCATCGACATCGCGCTCGACCCGCTGGAAGGAACGACGATCACCGCAAAGGCGGGGCCGAACGCGCTGGCCGTGCTGGCCATCGCGGAGGAAGGCGGCCTGCTCAACGCGCCCGACGTTTATATGGACAAGCTCGCCTGCGGTCCCGGCCTGCCGGACGACATCATCGACCTGAGCAAGAGCCCCACCGAAAATGTCAACGCGGTCGCCGCCGCGCGCGGGGTTCAGCCGAGCGATCTCAACATCTGCGTGCTGGATCGCCCGCGCCACGAAAAGCTGATCGCGGAACTGCGCGCCTGTGGCTGCGGCATCATGCTGATCCCCGATGGCGATGTTGCTGGCGTGATCGCGGTCGCGGATCCGGAAACCAATATCGACCTGTATATGGGTCAGGGCGGCGCGCCCGAGGGCGTGCTGGCGGCGGCTGCGCTCCGCTGCGTCGGCGGTCAGTTCAAGGGCCGGCTGGTGTTCCGCAACGACGATGAACGCGCCCGCGCCCGCAAATGGGGGATCGAGGATCTGGACAAGATCTATGACCTCAAGGAACTGGCCAAGGGCGACTGCATCTTTGCCGCGACCGGCGTCACCGACGGTTCGCTGCTCGACGGGGTCAAGCGCCTCAATGGCAAGCTGGTCACCGAAAGCGTGGTGATGCGCGCCAGCAGCGGCACCGTCCGCTGGGTCAAGGGCGAACACCGCATCGCCTGA
- a CDS encoding DNA primase, whose amino-acid sequence MMFDLGPNDDGYDEDGYDESQRAEILEVEGGGPGDGVIQNDMNPDLGQDPDAVQDEEEDDLTILGEDEDEDEDEDEDELDGIVPLDGERDDLDLDDEDDDQL is encoded by the coding sequence ATGATGTTCGACCTTGGACCGAATGACGACGGTTATGACGAGGACGGCTATGATGAAAGCCAGCGCGCCGAAATCCTGGAAGTGGAAGGCGGCGGCCCCGGCGACGGCGTGATCCAGAACGACATGAATCCCGATCTGGGTCAGGACCCGGACGCGGTTCAGGACGAGGAGGAGGATGACCTCACGATCCTTGGCGAGGACGAGGATGAGGACGAGGACGAAGACGAGGACGAGCTGGACGGGATCGTGCCGTTGGATGGCGAGCGCGATGATCTGGACCTGGACGACGAGGACGACGACCAGCTGTAA
- a CDS encoding multidrug effflux MFS transporter — protein MDSPARASLDRSPLPFAEFVALIAAIMALTALGIDSMLPALPAIGEALGVTEDNRRQFVITAFLLGFSLAQLVHGPLADRFGRKPVLVIAIALYVVTNIVAAFSASFTLLLIARFVSGMAVAAGRVVTIALVRDCFSGRAMARVMSMAFIVFMAAPVIAPAFGQFVLLFAPWRWIFGGIAIVASLVLTWFVVRMPETLAPADRIPLSIGRLAGSARIVLSDRCSVGYTLTAACVSGALFGFVGSVQQIVFDTFGRPELLVIVFASVAGLMAASSFLNSRIVMRFGMRVISHGALLAMIGFALIHLGIEAMGWETLGSFIVMQALTMGCFGLANTNFSAMAMDRMGQVAGVASSMQGFVSSLGGAVLGAVIGQSFDGTTVPLTLGFVLCGGVGLGIVLVTERGRLFRPQQA, from the coding sequence GTGGACAGCCCAGCGCGAGCATCGCTCGACCGGTCGCCCTTGCCCTTTGCCGAATTCGTCGCGCTGATCGCGGCGATCATGGCGCTGACGGCGCTGGGCATCGATTCGATGCTGCCCGCACTGCCTGCCATCGGCGAGGCGCTGGGCGTGACGGAGGATAATCGGCGGCAGTTCGTCATCACCGCCTTTCTGCTCGGCTTTTCGCTGGCGCAGCTGGTCCATGGCCCGCTGGCCGACCGGTTCGGGCGCAAGCCGGTGCTGGTCATCGCCATCGCGCTGTATGTCGTGACCAACATCGTCGCGGCCTTTTCCGCCAGTTTCACGCTGTTGCTGATCGCGCGGTTCGTGTCCGGCATGGCGGTGGCGGCGGGGCGGGTGGTGACCATCGCGCTGGTCCGCGACTGCTTTTCTGGACGGGCCATGGCGCGGGTAATGAGCATGGCGTTCATCGTGTTCATGGCCGCGCCGGTCATCGCGCCGGCATTTGGCCAGTTCGTGCTGCTGTTCGCGCCGTGGCGCTGGATTTTCGGCGGCATTGCGATCGTCGCATCGCTGGTCCTGACCTGGTTCGTGGTGCGGATGCCGGAGACGCTGGCACCGGCCGACCGGATCCCGCTGTCCATCGGCCGGCTGGCGGGCAGCGCGCGCATCGTCCTGTCGGATCGCTGTTCCGTCGGATACACGCTGACCGCGGCGTGCGTGTCGGGTGCGCTGTTCGGGTTTGTCGGATCGGTGCAGCAGATCGTGTTCGACACGTTCGGCCGGCCGGAATTGCTGGTGATCGTGTTCGCCAGCGTCGCCGGGCTGATGGCGGCTTCATCGTTTCTGAACAGCCGTATCGTCATGCGGTTCGGAATGCGCGTGATCAGCCATGGCGCGTTGCTGGCCATGATCGGCTTTGCCCTGATCCATCTGGGCATCGAGGCGATGGGATGGGAAACCCTGGGCAGCTTTATCGTGATGCAGGCGCTGACCATGGGCTGTTTCGGGCTGGCCAACACCAATTTCTCGGCCATGGCGATGGACCGTATGGGGCAGGTTGCGGGCGTGGCGTCCAGCATGCAGGGCTTTGTGTCCAGCCTGGGCGGCGCGGTGCTGGGCGCGGTGATCGGCCAGTCGTTCGACGGCACCACCGTGCCGCTGACGCTGGGCTTTGTCCTGTGCGGCGGGGTTGGCCTGGGCATCGTGCTGGTGACCGAGCGCGGACGATTGTTTCGTCCCCAACAGGCTTAA
- a CDS encoding DsbA family protein: MAGERGGAPLWVVALVALGSAAIGGGIVAGADRLRGGGAAGGDAVRDYLYEHPEVLPEAMDRLRARETAKIVDSNEAKLLKPFDSAWAGNPDGDVTVVAFMDYACGYCRASLPSVERLLAEDKGVRIVYRELPILSEASRDAANWALAAAEQGKFKPFHDRLYAAGQLSPATIQATVAAVGLDRARAERVIASPRVEQEIAANLNIVRDLGASGTPTWVIGDQVINGAVPYEAMKAAVDKARQKS, encoded by the coding sequence ATGGCAGGAGAACGGGGCGGCGCGCCGCTATGGGTGGTGGCGCTGGTCGCACTGGGTTCGGCGGCGATCGGCGGCGGTATCGTGGCGGGCGCGGACCGGCTGCGCGGCGGCGGGGCGGCGGGCGGCGATGCCGTTCGTGATTACCTGTACGAACATCCCGAAGTGCTGCCCGAGGCGATGGACCGGCTGCGCGCCCGCGAAACGGCCAAGATCGTGGACAGCAACGAGGCAAAGCTGCTGAAGCCCTTCGACAGCGCATGGGCCGGCAATCCGGACGGCGATGTCACGGTGGTTGCGTTCATGGATTATGCCTGCGGCTATTGCCGGGCCAGCCTGCCGTCCGTCGAGCGGCTGCTGGCCGAGGACAAGGGCGTGCGCATCGTCTATCGCGAGCTGCCCATCCTGTCCGAGGCGAGCCGCGATGCCGCCAACTGGGCGCTGGCGGCGGCGGAGCAGGGCAAGTTCAAGCCGTTCCACGACCGGCTCTATGCCGCAGGCCAGCTGTCCCCGGCGACGATCCAGGCGACCGTTGCTGCTGTCGGGCTGGACCGGGCGCGGGCCGAACGGGTGATCGCATCGCCGCGCGTGGAACAGGAAATTGCCGCCAACCTCAACATCGTGCGGGACCTGGGCGCCAGCGGAACGCCGACCTGGGTGATCGGGGATCAGGTGATCAACGGCGCCGTCCCCTATGAAGCGATGAAGGCGGCGGTGGACAAGGCACGTCAGAAAAGCTGA
- a CDS encoding ABC transporter ATP-binding protein: MDSILSLRGVGKTYAGGFTALKSVDLDIRRGEIFALLGPNGAGKTTLISMICGIVTPSSGTIMVDGKDAVRDWRGARERIGLVPQELSVDMFEKVEATVRFSRGLFGKPADEAYIAGILSDLSLADKRKSKIMELSGGMKRRVLIAKALAHEPDILFLDEPTAGVDVSLRKDMWRLIGRLRERGTTIILTTHYIEEAEEMADRVGVINKGELLLVEDKAALMQKLGKRELTVTLAEPLAAIPPELAEWQLELHEEGSVLRYRFDGQAERTGVPSLLRRLADLGIGFADLETSKSSLEDIFVDLVEQGKH, from the coding sequence ATGGATTCCATCCTGTCATTGCGGGGCGTCGGCAAAACCTATGCCGGCGGCTTTACCGCGCTGAAATCGGTCGACCTGGATATCCGGCGGGGGGAAATCTTTGCCCTGCTCGGACCCAATGGCGCGGGCAAGACGACCCTGATTTCGATGATCTGCGGCATCGTGACGCCCAGCAGCGGGACGATCATGGTCGATGGCAAGGATGCGGTGCGCGATTGGCGCGGCGCGCGCGAGCGGATCGGCCTGGTGCCGCAGGAACTGTCGGTCGACATGTTCGAAAAGGTCGAGGCGACCGTCCGGTTCAGTCGCGGCCTGTTCGGCAAGCCGGCGGACGAGGCCTATATCGCCGGCATCCTCTCCGACCTGTCGCTGGCGGACAAGCGCAAGTCGAAGATCATGGAATTGTCCGGCGGGATGAAGCGCCGCGTGCTGATCGCCAAGGCACTGGCGCATGAACCCGACATCCTGTTTCTGGACGAACCCACGGCGGGCGTCGACGTGTCGCTGCGCAAGGATATGTGGCGCCTGATCGGGCGGCTGCGCGAACGCGGCACGACGATCATCCTGACCACGCATTACATCGAAGAGGCCGAGGAGATGGCCGACCGGGTCGGCGTCATCAACAAGGGCGAATTGCTGCTGGTCGAGGACAAGGCCGCGCTGATGCAGAAGCTGGGCAAGCGCGAGCTGACGGTGACGCTGGCCGAGCCGCTTGCCGCGATCCCGCCGGAACTGGCCGAATGGCAGCTGGAGCTGCACGAGGAGGGCAGCGTGCTGCGCTATCGTTTCGACGGGCAGGCGGAGCGGACCGGCGTGCCGTCGCTGCTGCGCCGGCTGGCGGACCTGGGCATCGGCTTTGCCGATCTGGAAACCAGCAAATCGTCGCTTGAGGATATCTTTGTCGATCTGGTCGAGCAGGGGAAACACTGA
- a CDS encoding homoserine dehydrogenase: protein MGDSLRVAIAGLGTVGAGVVRLIDTNAGLIARRAGRPIEVVAVSARDRSKDRGIDMGRFDWVDDPVDLARHGNADVVVELVGGSDGPALALARATLASGKGLVTANKAMIAHHGLELASAAEAAAVPLKFEAAVAGGVPVIKGLREGAAANELTRVAGILNGTCNFILSKMEAEGRDFADVLAEAQRLGFAEADPSFDIDGVDAAHKLSILAALAFGTRPAFGSVAISGIRHVIAADIAEAAALGYRIRLVGIAEAGSNGLFQRVHPHLVPMDHPLAHVTGSLNAVMAEGNFVGPLLFQGRGAGEGPTASAVVADLIDIARGEYGPPYAMPADALADAEPEAAGERRGRAYLRLTVADKVGVLAEIAAAMRDAGVSIESLIQRGAASDGSVLVVIVTHEGPERAVAHALDKLSGSPSIIGQPMWMHILG, encoded by the coding sequence ATGGGCGACAGTTTGCGGGTGGCAATTGCGGGACTTGGCACGGTGGGCGCGGGGGTTGTCCGCCTGATCGATACCAATGCCGGCCTGATCGCGCGGCGCGCCGGCCGCCCGATCGAGGTGGTGGCCGTGTCCGCCCGCGACCGCAGCAAGGATCGCGGCATCGACATGGGCCGGTTCGACTGGGTCGATGATCCCGTCGATCTGGCGCGCCATGGCAATGCAGATGTAGTGGTCGAACTGGTCGGCGGGTCGGACGGCCCCGCCCTTGCCCTTGCCCGCGCGACGCTGGCCAGCGGCAAGGGGCTGGTCACCGCCAACAAGGCGATGATCGCGCATCACGGCCTGGAACTCGCCTCGGCGGCGGAGGCCGCTGCCGTCCCGCTGAAGTTCGAGGCCGCGGTGGCCGGCGGCGTGCCCGTCATCAAGGGGCTGCGCGAAGGCGCTGCCGCCAACGAACTGACCCGCGTGGCTGGGATCCTCAACGGCACCTGCAACTTCATCCTGTCCAAGATGGAGGCGGAGGGCCGCGATTTCGCCGATGTGCTGGCCGAAGCGCAGCGGCTGGGCTTTGCAGAGGCGGACCCCAGCTTCGACATTGACGGCGTGGATGCCGCGCACAAGCTGTCGATCCTGGCCGCGCTGGCATTCGGCACCCGGCCCGCATTCGGCAGCGTCGCGATCAGCGGTATCCGCCACGTCATCGCCGCCGATATCGCAGAGGCGGCGGCGCTGGGCTATCGCATCCGCCTGGTCGGCATTGCCGAGGCGGGCTCGAACGGGCTGTTTCAGCGGGTGCATCCGCATCTGGTGCCGATGGATCACCCGCTGGCCCATGTCACCGGATCGCTGAACGCGGTGATGGCAGAGGGCAATTTCGTCGGTCCGCTGCTGTTTCAGGGCCGCGGCGCGGGCGAAGGCCCGACGGCCAGCGCGGTCGTCGCCGACCTCATCGACATCGCGCGCGGCGAATATGGCCCGCCCTATGCCATGCCCGCCGATGCGCTGGCGGATGCAGAGCCGGAGGCGGCGGGCGAGCGCCGGGGCCGCGCCTATCTGCGCCTGACCGTGGCGGACAAGGTGGGCGTGCTGGCCGAAATCGCCGCCGCGATGCGCGATGCCGGGGTTTCCATCGAAAGCCTGATCCAGCGCGGGGCGGCCAGCGACGGCAGCGTTCTGGTCGTCATCGTCACGCATGAGGGGCCGGAACGCGCGGTTGCCCATGCGCTGGACAAGCTGAGCGGCAGCCCCAGCATCATCGGCCAGCCGATGTGGATGCACATTCTGGGTTAA
- a CDS encoding M48 family metalloprotease has translation MTAMKRLVTLFAMACLFLALPARAQSILRDAETEALLNDMSRPLVEKAGLDPRNFQVVLINDPSINAFVAGGQAVYIHTGLLDKAESANEVQGVIAHEIGHIIGGHVPLRDRGSGPATGISILSLVLGIAAMAAGAGEAGAGILAAGQQAAMGSYLAFSRTQESSADAAGARLLRDSNITGKGFLSFFKKLQNTEYRLAIPQENSYNRTHPLSGERIANLTADVEASPAFSRPLNADLERRFKLVQAKLRGYVNDPQDTLRAYPTSNTSEIADYARAYAWHKSGYPDQARDATMALVRAEPNNPYFLELEGQILLESGKPRDAIAPLRRAVQLTNGQPLIATTLGHALIATEDKEQLDEAERVLRAAVNRDRENPFAWFQLGTVYERKGDRARTALATAERALMMGEPGLAMASGQTALGLLPQGSGEWLRAQDIVMVAQNALSEQRGRRRN, from the coding sequence ATGACGGCGATGAAGCGCCTTGTCACCTTGTTCGCCATGGCCTGTCTGTTCCTGGCGCTTCCCGCCCGTGCGCAGTCGATCCTGCGCGATGCGGAAACCGAGGCGCTGCTCAATGACATGTCGCGCCCGCTGGTGGAAAAGGCCGGCCTGGACCCGCGCAATTTTCAGGTCGTGCTGATTAACGATCCGTCGATCAACGCCTTTGTCGCCGGTGGTCAGGCGGTCTATATCCACACCGGCCTGCTGGACAAGGCAGAGAGCGCCAATGAGGTGCAGGGCGTCATCGCCCACGAAATCGGCCATATCATCGGCGGTCACGTGCCGTTGCGCGATCGCGGGTCCGGTCCGGCGACCGGCATTTCCATCCTGAGCCTGGTACTGGGCATCGCTGCGATGGCGGCGGGGGCTGGCGAGGCCGGGGCGGGTATCCTGGCCGCCGGGCAACAGGCCGCGATGGGCAGCTATCTGGCGTTCAGCCGCACGCAGGAAAGTTCGGCCGACGCCGCCGGAGCGCGGCTGCTGCGCGATTCCAACATCACCGGAAAGGGCTTTCTATCCTTTTTCAAAAAGCTGCAGAATACCGAGTACCGGCTCGCGATCCCGCAGGAAAACAGCTATAACCGCACCCACCCGCTGTCGGGCGAGCGCATTGCCAACCTGACCGCGGATGTGGAGGCGTCGCCCGCCTTTTCCCGGCCGCTGAACGCTGATCTGGAACGCCGGTTCAAACTGGTTCAGGCCAAGCTGCGCGGATATGTGAACGATCCGCAGGACACGCTGCGCGCTTATCCGACCAGCAACACGTCGGAAATCGCGGATTATGCCCGCGCCTATGCCTGGCACAAATCGGGTTATCCCGATCAGGCGCGCGATGCGACCATGGCGCTGGTCAGGGCGGAGCCGAACAATCCTTATTTCCTGGAGCTGGAGGGGCAGATCCTGCTGGAATCCGGTAAGCCGAGGGATGCGATCGCCCCGCTGCGCCGCGCGGTCCAGCTGACCAACGGCCAGCCGCTGATCGCGACGACGCTGGGCCATGCGCTGATCGCGACCGAGGACAAGGAACAACTGGACGAGGCGGAACGGGTGCTGCGCGCCGCCGTCAACCGCGACCGGGAAAACCCGTTTGCCTGGTTTCAGCTTGGCACCGTTTACGAGCGCAAGGGCGACCGGGCGCGCACCGCGCTGGCCACTGCCGAGCGCGCGTTGATGATGGGTGAGCCGGGCCTTGCCATGGCCAGCGGCCAGACGGCACTGGGCCTGTTGCCGCAGGGTTCGGGCGAATGGCTGCGTGCACAGGATATCGTGATGGTGGCCCAGAACGCGTTGTCGGAACAGCGCGGTCGCAGGCGGAATTGA
- a CDS encoding 2-oxoglutarate and iron-dependent oxygenase domain-containing protein — protein sequence MLDTPLAEIPLLSLASADADPDEFAAALGGSFARFGFAMVSDHGVDAALVARAWAATEAFFALPEDEKRRYHIPGGGGARGYTPFKTEIAKGASHVDLKEFWHIGRELPADHPYQRFMSPNVWPDQPDGFKDTFLTLFSALDRAGDRLLSAIARYLDLAPDWFDPAVKDGNSVLRLLHYPPVPADAPEVRAGAHEDINLITLLLGAEEAGLELLDRDGRWLPVKPPEGAMVVNVGDMLQRLTNHVLPSTTHRVVNPAPERRGYSRYSMPFFLHPAPDFMIRTLPGCISADRPNRYPEPITAHDYLLERLVEIGLIKK from the coding sequence ATGCTCGATACCCCCCTTGCCGAAATCCCCCTGCTGTCGCTGGCCAGCGCCGACGCCGATCCCGACGAATTTGCCGCGGCGCTTGGCGGATCGTTCGCCCGGTTCGGCTTTGCGATGGTCAGCGATCACGGCGTCGATGCCGCGCTGGTCGCCCGCGCCTGGGCCGCGACGGAGGCGTTCTTTGCCCTGCCGGAGGATGAAAAGCGGCGCTACCACATCCCCGGCGGCGGCGGCGCGCGCGGCTATACCCCGTTCAAGACGGAGATCGCCAAGGGCGCATCGCACGTCGACCTCAAGGAATTCTGGCACATCGGCCGCGAACTGCCCGCCGATCATCCCTATCAGCGGTTCATGTCCCCCAATGTCTGGCCCGATCAGCCGGACGGGTTCAAGGACACGTTCCTGACGCTGTTTTCGGCGCTGGACCGGGCGGGCGACCGCCTGCTTTCCGCGATCGCCCGCTATCTGGACCTGGCGCCCGACTGGTTCGACCCCGCGGTAAAGGACGGCAATTCGGTGCTGCGCCTGCTCCATTATCCCCCCGTGCCCGCCGATGCCCCCGAAGTGCGGGCCGGCGCGCATGAGGATATCAACCTGATCACCCTGCTGCTCGGCGCAGAGGAAGCCGGGCTGGAACTGCTCGACCGCGATGGCCGCTGGCTGCCGGTCAAGCCGCCGGAAGGCGCGATGGTCGTCAATGTCGGCGACATGCTGCAACGGCTGACCAACCATGTCCTGCCGTCGACCACGCACCGCGTCGTCAACCCCGCCCCGGAACGGCGCGGCTATTCCCGCTATTCCATGCCGTTCTTCCTGCATCCGGCGCCGGATTTCATGATCAGGACGCTGCCCGGCTGCATCAGCGCGGATCGGCCGAACCGCTATCCCGAACCGATCACCGCCCATGACTATCTGCTGGAGCGGCTGGTCGAGATCGGGTTGATCAAGAAATAA